A DNA window from Haloferax volcanii DS2 contains the following coding sequences:
- a CDS encoding alpha/beta hydrolase family protein, translating into MTGFDYDDWFDDVLRATDGSAAYAGETGQEFEAWQESFRAELRDVLGFPAVRDSAVEDIDPRRREHPEATVRHRSYERRTWSVRTERGFRVPFYLLLPDSVDPPYPVAVALHGHTEHGKDLAAGVAEGEAAGRHIADDRRDMARQAARRGFAVVAPDMRAFGELSPDTSDDSDSSDAVSACTRWQKRAQLLGRSLVGERVWDVRRLVDFVEGHSALDDRIGHVVACASVCPFEDSIVPIDHCLCNYVPGLRRLGEAWDIAGLVAPRPLRIVAGESDPIFPIAGTRRAFDRIQGRYRAADAERECSLFVGDGGHRFFEAGAWPFLRDRL; encoded by the coding sequence ATGACTGGCTTCGACTACGACGACTGGTTCGACGACGTCCTCCGAGCGACCGACGGCTCGGCCGCGTACGCGGGTGAGACAGGACAGGAATTCGAGGCGTGGCAGGAGTCGTTCCGCGCCGAACTGCGCGACGTGCTCGGATTTCCGGCGGTTCGCGACAGCGCCGTCGAGGACATCGACCCGAGGCGACGGGAGCATCCGGAAGCGACGGTTCGACACCGGAGTTACGAGCGACGGACGTGGAGCGTCCGCACCGAACGGGGGTTCCGCGTCCCGTTCTACCTGCTTCTCCCCGACTCGGTGGACCCGCCGTACCCCGTCGCCGTCGCGCTTCACGGCCACACCGAACACGGCAAAGACCTCGCCGCCGGCGTCGCCGAGGGCGAGGCGGCCGGCCGTCACATCGCCGACGACCGACGAGACATGGCCCGACAGGCGGCCCGGCGGGGCTTCGCCGTCGTCGCTCCCGACATGCGCGCCTTCGGCGAGCTGTCACCCGACACATCCGACGACTCGGACTCGTCCGACGCCGTCAGCGCGTGTACGCGCTGGCAGAAGCGCGCCCAACTCCTCGGCCGGTCGCTCGTCGGCGAGCGCGTGTGGGACGTGCGTCGTCTGGTCGACTTCGTCGAGGGGCACTCCGCGCTCGACGACCGAATCGGGCACGTCGTCGCCTGCGCGTCGGTCTGTCCGTTCGAGGACTCCATCGTCCCCATCGACCACTGCCTGTGCAACTACGTTCCCGGCCTCCGACGCCTCGGCGAGGCGTGGGACATCGCCGGCCTCGTCGCCCCGCGACCGCTCCGCATCGTCGCGGGCGAATCCGACCCCATCTTCCCGATAGCCGGGACGAGACGGGCGTTCGACCGCATCCAGGGTCGGTACCGCGCTGCGGACGCCGAGAGAGAGTGCAGCCTCTTCGTCGGCGACGGCGGCCACCGCTTCTTCGAGGCCGGCGCGTGGCCCTTCCTGCGCGACCGACTCTGA
- a CDS encoding ABC transporter substrate-binding protein: protein MDSQSSAESDKWISDDEWEDVSPQTRRRLLRNAFGATAGAAALAGCSQGGNEDTPTPLENEGGGGESTTTDGDSTSQSSGRTLDHIISLAPTNARFNPYGNAANFSFRWYWAMFDQLAVHDKVSNKTKGMVVEDWEYADNGQVAWNIRDTYTWHNGDDLTAEDVATQLKIGKLMQTVHKGYGAQPLYENVETTGKYELTFDLVEPDISREIFEFGHMKRRAWLWAHRDIWGKYAEMFDDATTESERTSAQQEMMQAVQQNVWDNANVPGNSVWEFVSGEENVAHFEPYDDYVSPFSDAEWSNGEITGDMIDYSLDWHRYPNQQQRTKAMQEGVIDVSYPPESQSARDRLKENGWGPADSLSEDQITPQMRSGAMGVLLNCQSDITGDPRVRKAIHHIVPRKPLVEWVPDYGTYWVEDRIPSGIGQDKEVPWFGGNSNWPSGDLAKLERYAHTEDDVDEQRATELLEAAGFSKSGNRWKDPNGENVTLRFYTATSDEEPMALRFAQIAKSYLDDFGLQTEVTAQEATIRAGKTIESGDWELLFDNWGGAKSGPPFLGFSNSFRVQESLSGQPLPSNDSWAMDRVVEVPYPIGDPAGDLQEVDVIDKLNELRTQMSDEERRQKVAEVSWIFNQSLPMMLINEEGGTGGYWLNHDNWATKPPNDNLNPAYRYEIVEIGQYSYCQYMAKMGTEYFHPAEGGQ, encoded by the coding sequence ATGGATTCGCAAAGCAGCGCTGAGTCCGACAAGTGGATCAGCGACGACGAGTGGGAAGACGTATCGCCACAGACGCGCCGTCGTCTGCTTCGAAACGCGTTCGGTGCCACGGCCGGCGCCGCTGCGCTGGCTGGCTGTAGTCAGGGCGGGAACGAGGATACGCCGACGCCGCTCGAGAACGAAGGCGGTGGCGGCGAAAGCACGACGACTGACGGCGATTCGACCAGCCAGTCGTCGGGTCGAACGCTCGACCACATCATCTCGCTCGCGCCGACGAACGCCCGGTTCAATCCGTACGGCAACGCCGCGAACTTCTCGTTCCGGTGGTACTGGGCGATGTTCGACCAACTGGCCGTCCACGACAAGGTGTCGAACAAGACGAAAGGGATGGTCGTCGAGGACTGGGAGTACGCCGACAACGGACAGGTCGCGTGGAACATCCGCGACACCTACACGTGGCACAACGGCGACGACCTGACCGCGGAGGACGTGGCGACCCAGCTCAAAATCGGCAAGCTGATGCAGACCGTCCACAAGGGCTACGGCGCGCAACCGCTGTACGAGAACGTGGAGACGACCGGGAAGTACGAACTCACGTTCGACCTGGTCGAGCCCGACATCAGCCGGGAGATATTCGAGTTCGGTCACATGAAACGCCGCGCGTGGCTCTGGGCGCACCGAGACATCTGGGGGAAGTACGCCGAGATGTTCGACGACGCCACCACCGAATCGGAACGGACCTCCGCCCAGCAGGAGATGATGCAAGCGGTTCAACAGAACGTCTGGGACAACGCGAACGTCCCGGGTAACTCCGTCTGGGAGTTCGTCAGCGGAGAGGAGAACGTCGCGCACTTCGAACCCTACGACGACTACGTCAGCCCCTTCAGCGACGCCGAGTGGTCGAACGGCGAGATTACGGGCGACATGATAGACTACAGCCTCGACTGGCACCGCTACCCGAACCAGCAACAGCGGACCAAGGCGATGCAGGAGGGCGTCATCGACGTGAGCTACCCGCCGGAGTCGCAGTCCGCTCGTGACCGGCTCAAGGAGAACGGGTGGGGGCCGGCCGACAGCCTCTCCGAGGACCAGATTACGCCGCAGATGCGCAGCGGGGCGATGGGCGTCCTGCTCAACTGTCAGAGCGACATCACCGGCGACCCGCGCGTCCGGAAGGCGATTCACCACATCGTCCCCCGGAAGCCGCTCGTCGAGTGGGTTCCGGACTACGGCACCTACTGGGTCGAAGACCGCATTCCGTCCGGCATCGGGCAGGACAAGGAAGTGCCATGGTTCGGCGGGAACTCGAACTGGCCGAGCGGCGACCTCGCGAAGCTCGAGCGGTACGCCCACACGGAAGACGACGTGGACGAACAGCGGGCGACCGAACTCCTCGAGGCCGCCGGCTTCTCGAAGTCGGGCAACCGCTGGAAGGACCCGAACGGGGAGAACGTCACCCTTCGGTTCTACACGGCGACGTCCGACGAGGAGCCGATGGCCCTACGGTTCGCACAGATCGCGAAGTCCTACCTGGACGACTTCGGTCTCCAGACCGAAGTGACCGCACAGGAAGCGACCATCCGCGCCGGCAAGACCATCGAGTCCGGCGACTGGGAGTTACTGTTCGACAACTGGGGCGGTGCGAAGTCCGGCCCGCCGTTCCTCGGCTTCTCGAACTCCTTCAGAGTCCAGGAGTCGCTGTCCGGACAGCCGCTTCCGAGCAACGACAGCTGGGCGATGGACCGCGTCGTCGAGGTTCCGTACCCCATCGGGGACCCGGCCGGTGACCTCCAGGAAGTCGACGTCATCGACAAGCTCAACGAGCTCCGGACGCAGATGTCGGACGAAGAGCGCAGACAGAAGGTCGCGGAAGTCTCGTGGATATTCAACCAGTCGCTGCCGATGATGCTCATCAACGAGGAGGGCGGCACGGGCGGCTACTGGCTGAATCACGACAACTGGGCGACGAAGCCCCCGAACGACAACCTGAACCCGGCGTACCGCTACGAGATCGTCGAGATCGGTCAGTACTCCTACTGCCAGTACATGGCCAAGATGGGAACCGAATACTTCCACCCGGCGGAGGGAGGCCAGTAA
- a CDS encoding ABC transporter permease subunit, with product MVEKNYYVRRIAQALITVWAAITFSFVTVRLIPGGPMDYIAAQIRQRSGGAVSSTRLNQMVEMYSNINPDKPMLQAYVEYIVSVAQLDFGRSIFYADPVWNVLGPAIPWTMFVSLFALVIGTIMVFLIGGFLAVHEGDTWDVVGSYFVIFSDAVPYYIVGLVLLFTLGFGTEFFPNGGRYDNALTPGFNIEFMASVLRHAALPIMSFALTSWGGLEFRAHCTRIIGEDYVDVAELRGLPDSRIQLRYIGWNSMLPMYTGLMAGLASLFGGSVIMEQIFRYRGMGFYFYEATMARDYTTVMAAVILFTIVTVIGLLIADFTYGFIDPRAGHTQRESYSRSYRETLQRFVNRLRGGGADETETIDDRIEGNRISASGAMSFDVDSSDFSRGEYIRERIDQSLLTPFRIIWTSPRARVGAIILGIFGFLGLFGQFLVPEVSPMQGPILLQPLENVRYPLGTDDIGRDLLAQQVLATRPMLIMMLSGAAVTLSLAILLGVTAGYLGGVIDKVLMTVTDVMMNIPGLALVIVLAVILEPKSPVFVGVVLAIDNWPRLARQLRSQVLTIRSESHVEASRVLGLPTSSILSKNVMSRLMPMLTMGTVGSMRNILMESVGLYFIGVLPFTTSNWGVVLNIARNGGALSGMDRFHWLLAPTLFIVTMTYGLQLFAQGTDRLFNPRLRARHAATVSTDDMEGGRGGSEGGDGAASAAD from the coding sequence ATGGTCGAGAAAAATTACTACGTGCGCCGGATAGCGCAGGCCCTGATAACGGTCTGGGCGGCGATCACGTTCTCGTTCGTGACGGTTCGGCTCATTCCCGGCGGGCCGATGGACTACATCGCCGCGCAGATCAGACAGCGGTCCGGAGGGGCGGTTTCGTCGACCCGCCTCAACCAGATGGTCGAGATGTACTCGAACATCAACCCGGACAAGCCGATGCTGCAGGCGTACGTCGAATACATCGTATCGGTCGCGCAACTGGACTTCGGACGGTCTATCTTCTACGCGGACCCGGTCTGGAACGTGCTCGGACCGGCAATCCCGTGGACGATGTTCGTCTCGCTTTTCGCCCTCGTCATCGGCACCATCATGGTGTTTCTCATCGGCGGCTTCCTCGCCGTCCACGAGGGCGACACCTGGGACGTGGTCGGGAGTTACTTCGTCATCTTCTCCGACGCCGTCCCGTACTACATCGTCGGGCTCGTACTGCTTTTCACGCTCGGATTCGGTACCGAGTTCTTCCCCAACGGGGGGCGGTACGACAACGCGCTCACGCCCGGGTTCAACATCGAGTTCATGGCCAGCGTGCTGCGACACGCGGCGCTGCCCATCATGTCGTTCGCGCTGACCTCGTGGGGCGGCCTCGAGTTCCGCGCGCACTGTACCCGCATCATCGGTGAGGACTACGTCGACGTGGCGGAACTCAGGGGACTGCCCGACAGCCGGATTCAACTGCGGTACATCGGTTGGAACTCGATGCTGCCGATGTACACCGGCCTCATGGCCGGCCTCGCCAGCCTGTTCGGCGGGTCGGTCATTATGGAGCAGATATTCCGCTACCGCGGCATGGGCTTCTACTTCTACGAAGCCACGATGGCGCGGGACTACACGACGGTCATGGCGGCAGTCATCCTGTTTACCATCGTCACCGTCATCGGCCTGCTCATCGCCGACTTCACCTACGGCTTCATCGACCCCCGCGCCGGGCACACCCAGCGCGAGTCCTACTCGCGGTCGTACCGCGAAACGCTCCAGCGGTTCGTCAACCGCCTGCGGGGCGGCGGCGCAGACGAGACCGAAACCATCGACGACCGCATCGAAGGGAACCGCATCTCGGCCAGCGGCGCGATGAGCTTCGACGTCGATAGCTCCGACTTCTCGCGCGGAGAGTACATCAGAGAGCGAATCGACCAGAGTCTCCTGACCCCGTTCCGCATCATCTGGACCTCGCCGCGGGCGCGGGTCGGCGCGATAATCCTCGGTATCTTCGGCTTCCTCGGGCTGTTCGGGCAGTTCCTCGTCCCCGAGGTCAGCCCGATGCAGGGGCCGATTCTCCTGCAACCGCTGGAGAACGTGCGCTACCCGCTCGGCACCGACGACATCGGGCGCGACCTCCTCGCACAGCAGGTGCTCGCGACCCGCCCGATGCTCATCATGATGCTGTCGGGCGCGGCGGTGACGCTCAGCCTGGCCATCCTTCTCGGCGTCACGGCCGGCTACCTCGGCGGCGTCATCGACAAGGTGCTCATGACGGTGACGGACGTGATGATGAACATCCCCGGCCTGGCGCTGGTCATCGTCCTCGCCGTGATTCTCGAACCGAAGAGCCCGGTGTTCGTCGGGGTCGTGCTGGCCATCGACAACTGGCCACGGTTGGCCCGACAGCTCCGCTCGCAGGTGCTCACTATCCGCAGTGAGTCCCACGTCGAGGCCTCGCGGGTGCTCGGACTGCCAACATCGAGCATCCTCTCGAAGAACGTCATGTCCCGGCTCATGCCGATGCTGACGATGGGGACTGTCGGCTCCATGCGGAACATCCTGATGGAGTCCGTCGGCCTGTACTTCATCGGCGTGCTGCCGTTCACGACGAGCAACTGGGGCGTCGTCCTCAACATCGCCCGCAACGGCGGCGCGCTGTCCGGCATGGACCGCTTCCACTGGCTGCTCGCGCCGACACTGTTCATCGTCACGATGACGTACGGCCTCCAGCTGTTCGCGCAGGGGACGGACCGACTGTTCAACCCCCGCCTCCGCGCGCGGCACGCGGCCACCGTCTCGACCGACGACATGGAAGGCGGTCGCGGCGGCTCGGAAGGCGGCGACGGTGCCGCATCGGCCGCGGACTAA
- a CDS encoding ABC transporter ATP-binding protein: protein MATQHTKRKTRDEPSAEHNVLEITNASVAFAMERGDARVLDDVSINVRRGEVLGVVGESGSGKSMLADSMLDAIDSPGTLTGDVVFNPPEGGEPIKVNELSKEELRRFRWERVSMVVQGALDSFNPTLSIGDHFVETLRAHDYDIQEGMERARQLISDVHLEPDRVLDAYPHELSGGMKQRALIALSLILDPDVLVMDEPTAALDLLMQQSILKLLSELKAEYDLTIVIVTHDLSHVARISDRLAVMYAFELLELGPVQDIVMDPAHPYTRELLNSIPDIDADLDEMASIEGTSPDPLNVPKGCSYHTRCPLADERCRATNPDLMEVSDDHGAACFYTDEARETIPLKKEVSK from the coding sequence ATGGCGACGCAACACACCAAACGGAAGACGCGGGACGAGCCATCTGCCGAGCACAACGTCTTAGAGATAACGAACGCGAGCGTCGCGTTCGCGATGGAGCGCGGGGACGCGCGGGTCCTCGACGACGTGTCGATAAATGTTCGCCGCGGCGAGGTGCTCGGCGTCGTCGGCGAGTCCGGCTCCGGCAAGTCGATGCTGGCGGACTCCATGCTCGACGCCATCGACTCCCCGGGGACGCTCACCGGCGACGTGGTGTTCAACCCGCCGGAGGGGGGCGAGCCCATCAAGGTCAACGAGCTGAGCAAAGAGGAGCTCCGTCGGTTCCGCTGGGAACGGGTCTCGATGGTGGTCCAAGGGGCCCTCGATTCGTTTAACCCGACGCTCAGCATCGGTGACCACTTCGTCGAGACGCTCCGAGCGCACGACTACGACATTCAGGAGGGGATGGAACGCGCCCGACAGCTCATCTCCGACGTACACCTCGAACCGGACCGCGTCCTCGACGCATACCCCCACGAGCTTTCGGGCGGGATGAAACAGCGCGCGCTCATCGCGCTGAGCCTCATCCTCGACCCCGACGTGCTCGTGATGGACGAGCCGACCGCCGCGCTCGACCTCCTGATGCAGCAGTCGATTCTGAAGCTCCTCTCGGAGCTGAAAGCCGAGTACGACCTCACCATCGTCATCGTGACGCACGACCTGAGCCACGTCGCGCGCATCTCCGACCGCCTCGCGGTGATGTACGCCTTCGAACTGCTGGAACTCGGCCCGGTGCAGGACATCGTCATGGACCCCGCCCACCCCTACACGCGGGAGCTCCTCAACTCGATACCCGACATCGACGCCGATCTCGACGAGATGGCGTCCATCGAGGGGACGAGCCCGGACCCGTTGAACGTCCCGAAGGGCTGTTCGTACCACACCCGATGCCCGCTCGCCGACGAGCGGTGCCGGGCGACGAACCCGGACCTCATGGAGGTGTCCGACGACCACGGGGCCGCATGCTTCTACACGGACGAGGCCCGCGAGACGATTCCCCTCAAGAAGGAGGTCTCGAAATGA
- a CDS encoding ABC transporter ATP-binding protein, with amino-acid sequence MSADPLLRVDDLSVHFGGNQGILDRFLGDDKGVVRAVDNVSLDIGENDVVALVGESGCGKTTLGKAMIGLQRPTSGTVRFRGQDIWKSDLEPGDIPYKEIRKSLQMVHQDAGNSLDPNRTIFKNLNPALKKWRPELNLVERRELVHQMLDTVGLTPADDYASRYPHQLSGGEAQRTVIVRSMLLEPDLILADEAVSALDVSLRVNLMDLLLELQEMFSTSFVFISHNMANARYLAGRADGRIAVMYLGRIVEIGPADEIIKNPQHPYTKSLLWATSGLSEINDPIETPPVRKIDIPDPENPPSGCRFHTRCPEAREYCTSNTPDLSGMSGPSDRHEAACFDAHDRIDYRNSEPITDDLDIDVADDAEQPAD; translated from the coding sequence ATGAGCGCCGACCCCCTGCTCCGCGTCGACGACCTGAGCGTCCACTTCGGCGGCAACCAAGGCATCCTCGACCGCTTCCTCGGTGACGACAAAGGCGTCGTCCGCGCCGTCGACAACGTCTCGCTCGACATCGGCGAGAACGACGTGGTCGCGCTCGTCGGCGAGTCCGGCTGCGGCAAGACGACGCTCGGAAAGGCCATGATCGGCCTCCAGCGCCCCACCTCGGGGACGGTCCGCTTCCGCGGACAGGACATCTGGAAGTCCGACCTCGAACCCGGCGACATCCCGTACAAGGAGATTCGGAAGTCGCTCCAGATGGTCCACCAGGACGCCGGGAACTCGCTGGACCCCAACCGGACGATATTCAAGAACCTCAACCCGGCGCTGAAGAAGTGGCGGCCGGAACTCAACCTCGTCGAGCGCCGGGAGCTCGTCCACCAGATGCTCGACACGGTCGGGCTCACGCCCGCAGACGACTACGCCTCTCGGTACCCCCACCAACTGAGCGGTGGGGAGGCCCAGCGGACCGTCATCGTCCGGTCGATGCTCCTCGAACCCGACCTCATCCTCGCCGACGAGGCCGTGAGCGCCCTCGACGTGTCGCTGCGGGTGAACCTGATGGACCTCCTCCTCGAACTGCAGGAGATGTTCAGCACCTCGTTCGTTTTCATCTCGCACAACATGGCGAACGCCCGGTACCTCGCCGGTCGCGCCGACGGCCGCATCGCCGTCATGTACCTCGGCCGCATCGTCGAAATCGGCCCGGCGGACGAGATTATCAAGAACCCCCAGCACCCGTACACCAAGAGCCTCCTGTGGGCGACCTCCGGTCTCTCGGAGATAAACGACCCCATCGAGACGCCGCCGGTCAGGAAAATCGACATCCCGGACCCGGAGAACCCGCCGAGCGGCTGTCGGTTCCACACCCGCTGTCCCGAGGCGCGGGAGTACTGCACGTCGAACACGCCCGACCTCTCCGGCATGAGCGGCCCGTCGGACCGCCACGAGGCGGCCTGCTTCGACGCGCACGACAGAATCGACTACCGGAACAGCGAGCCAATCACCGACGACCTCGACATCGACGTCGCGGACGACGCGGAACAGCCGGCCGACTGA
- a CDS encoding Gfo/Idh/MocA family protein: MERVTLGIIGCGAISDVYFEAGNRFDALDIAACADLDADRAEAKADEYGVPRVLATEDLLADPVIDVAVVLTPAGTHGDLVSAALRAGKHAYTEKPLAATKAEGEAILETADERGLTVGVAPDTVLGTGIQTCRDLIDEGRIGDPVGATAFWSNHGHEHWHPDPDGFYAEGGGPLFDMGPYYLTSLVTLLGPIRSVAGTANTPFAEREITSEPRRGERIPVSVPTHETAVVTFESGATGTLLTSFDVWGSELPGFEIYGTEGTLSVTDPNRFDGTPRVHLSDDGGEWREISVERDHPGQQRGLGLVDLAYSLDSDWDHRTSGDLGFHVLEAMDGIRESAEEGAYVELSAQCERPPSVPNGFPTDLGPAGDAE; encoded by the coding sequence ATGGAGCGCGTGACTCTCGGTATCATCGGTTGTGGAGCTATCAGCGATGTCTACTTCGAGGCGGGGAACCGCTTCGATGCCCTCGACATCGCCGCCTGCGCCGACCTCGACGCGGACCGCGCGGAGGCGAAGGCGGACGAGTACGGCGTGCCTCGCGTCCTCGCGACGGAGGACCTGCTCGCCGACCCCGTAATCGACGTGGCGGTCGTGCTCACGCCGGCGGGCACCCACGGCGACCTCGTGTCCGCTGCCCTCCGAGCGGGCAAGCACGCCTACACCGAAAAGCCGCTCGCGGCGACCAAGGCCGAAGGCGAGGCGATTCTGGAGACCGCCGACGAGCGCGGACTGACCGTCGGCGTCGCGCCCGACACCGTTCTCGGCACCGGAATCCAGACCTGTCGCGACCTCATCGACGAGGGCCGCATCGGCGACCCCGTCGGCGCGACGGCGTTCTGGTCGAACCACGGCCACGAGCACTGGCACCCGGACCCCGACGGCTTCTACGCGGAAGGCGGCGGTCCGCTTTTCGACATGGGGCCGTACTATCTCACGTCGCTCGTGACGCTCCTCGGCCCGATTCGGTCGGTCGCCGGGACCGCGAACACGCCGTTCGCAGAGCGCGAGATAACGAGTGAACCGCGCCGCGGCGAGCGGATTCCGGTGTCGGTGCCGACCCACGAGACGGCCGTCGTGACCTTCGAAAGCGGCGCGACGGGGACGCTCCTGACGAGCTTCGACGTGTGGGGGTCAGAACTACCGGGATTCGAGATATACGGCACCGAGGGGACGCTGAGCGTCACCGACCCCAACCGGTTCGACGGGACGCCCCGCGTCCACCTCAGCGACGACGGCGGCGAGTGGCGCGAGATTTCCGTCGAGCGCGACCACCCCGGCCAACAGCGCGGTCTCGGCCTCGTCGACCTCGCGTACTCGCTCGACTCCGACTGGGACCACCGGACCAGCGGCGACCTCGGGTTCCACGTCCTCGAAGCGATGGACGGCATCCGCGAGTCCGCCGAGGAGGGCGCGTACGTCGAACTTTCGGCGCAGTGCGAGCGTCCGCCGTCGGTCCCCAACGGCTTCCCGACTGACCTCGGCCCGGCGGGCGACGCGGAGTGA
- a CDS encoding Gfo/Idh/MocA family protein: MTETPVRVGIVGCSSMGRSHAEALAAVDGADLVGCADHTAETARSFGETYGCPSYTDHAALLADADLDAVCVCTPNGAHRDIVVDAAADGIDVLCEKPLEITPDRVDDMVAACRDAGVTLACILQRRLFPTMQFAREMVRDGRLGRLVFADVRVKWHRDRSYYDVSSWHGSADLDGGVLFTQALHGIDLLQWVAGDVSRVAGTGDALYHDIDAPDTAALSLRFEGGALGQVSATTATRPQQPISLEFNGTEGTLRVTETGVELFEVNGEQQPVELPEPRPDGPHVAQIRDFVAAVSEGRPPMVSPAAARKGLDIVFAAEVSDSRGEWVSVSSIGGLGNLEDADD, translated from the coding sequence ATGACCGAGACGCCGGTTCGGGTCGGTATCGTCGGCTGTTCGAGCATGGGCCGGTCCCACGCCGAAGCGCTCGCCGCCGTCGACGGCGCGGACCTCGTCGGCTGCGCCGACCACACCGCGGAGACCGCTCGTTCGTTCGGTGAGACATACGGCTGTCCGTCGTACACCGACCACGCCGCCCTGTTAGCCGACGCCGACCTCGACGCCGTCTGCGTCTGCACGCCCAACGGTGCCCACCGCGACATCGTCGTCGACGCCGCGGCAGACGGCATCGACGTGCTCTGCGAGAAGCCGCTGGAAATCACGCCCGACCGTGTCGACGACATGGTCGCCGCCTGCCGCGACGCGGGCGTCACCCTCGCCTGTATCCTCCAACGGCGGCTGTTCCCCACGATGCAGTTCGCCCGCGAGATGGTCCGCGATGGCCGGCTCGGACGACTCGTGTTCGCCGACGTGCGGGTGAAGTGGCACCGCGACCGCTCGTACTACGACGTGTCTTCGTGGCACGGGAGCGCGGACCTCGACGGCGGCGTCTTGTTCACGCAGGCGCTCCACGGCATCGACCTGCTCCAGTGGGTCGCGGGCGACGTGTCACGGGTCGCGGGCACCGGCGACGCGCTGTACCACGACATCGACGCCCCCGACACGGCCGCGCTCTCCCTCCGATTCGAGGGCGGCGCGCTCGGGCAGGTGTCGGCGACGACGGCGACGCGGCCCCAACAGCCCATCAGCCTCGAATTCAACGGAACCGAGGGGACGCTTCGTGTCACTGAGACGGGCGTCGAACTGTTCGAAGTGAACGGGGAACAACAGCCCGTTGAACTCCCCGAACCCCGCCCCGACGGCCCGCACGTCGCCCAGATACGCGACTTCGTCGCGGCCGTTTCCGAGGGGCGACCGCCGATGGTCTCACCCGCTGCGGCCAGAAAAGGACTGGACATCGTCTTCGCCGCCGAGGTATCGGACAGCCGCGGCGAGTGGGTGTCGGTGTCGTCTATCGGCGGCCTCGGCAACCTCGAAGACGCGGACGACTGA